Proteins found in one Deltaproteobacteria bacterium IMCC39524 genomic segment:
- a CDS encoding 7-carboxy-7-deazaguanine synthase QueE, with protein MQGEGVMIGCRQIFVRFAECNLACEYCDTPFHGGPTCQIEAVPGSGQFNSHDNPVCMAEITRLISHWQHVTNNVHHSLALTGGEPLLHADLLKHWLPVVISILPVFLETNGTLPAELEKILPLLDWISMDIKGSAVTGVPTPWADHADFLSISGDRLCHVKFVIDQSTTEDELLEAARLVNRHAPTTPFVLQPRTIASNPVLDGTALMKLQVLASAEHRDVRIIPQIHPWLGVD; from the coding sequence ATGCAAGGGGAGGGCGTAATGATCGGTTGTCGCCAGATTTTCGTACGCTTTGCTGAATGCAACCTGGCCTGCGAGTACTGCGACACGCCTTTTCATGGCGGCCCGACCTGCCAGATCGAGGCGGTGCCGGGTTCAGGTCAATTCAATAGCCATGACAACCCGGTCTGTATGGCCGAAATCACCCGGTTGATCTCACATTGGCAGCATGTCACCAACAATGTGCACCACTCCCTTGCGCTCACCGGCGGCGAGCCACTTCTTCATGCTGACCTTCTAAAACACTGGCTTCCTGTTGTTATCTCTATCCTTCCTGTCTTTCTTGAAACCAATGGGACTCTGCCTGCGGAGCTTGAGAAGATTCTGCCGCTGTTAGATTGGATCTCAATGGACATCAAAGGGTCTGCTGTGACAGGAGTGCCGACCCCTTGGGCTGACCATGCAGATTTTTTGTCAATCTCTGGCGATCGATTGTGTCATGTGAAGTTTGTCATCGACCAAAGCACGACAGAGGACGAACTGCTGGAAGCTGCAAGGCTCGTTAATCGCCATGCTCCGACAACACCCTTTGTCCTGCAGCCACGCACAATCGCTTCAAATCCTGTCCTGGATGGTACAGCCCTGATGAAATTACAGGTCCTTGCATCTGCAGAGCATCGGGACGTTCGTATTATCCCTCAAATCCACCCTTGGTTGGGTGTCGATTAA